A single Fusobacterium hominis DNA region contains:
- a CDS encoding MBL fold metallo-hydrolase, whose translation MKISILGSGSGGNSIYIEDRHTKFLIDAGFSCKKIEERLGRLGKSLADVDALLITHEHGDHILGAGIISRKYNIPIYITPESFKAGEKKLGKIDNENLKFIDGKFQINDNILINPFDVMHDAVRTVGYRVENIEGKILAVSTDIGYVNNIVKENFKDVDLMVIESNYDYNMLMNCSYPWDLKARVKSRNGHLSNNDAAKFIKEIYSDKLKKVYLAHISKDSNNPDIVKNTIDQELKESKININYELANQDMATDIFEL comes from the coding sequence ATGAAAATTTCAATTTTGGGAAGTGGAAGTGGTGGCAACTCAATTTATATAGAGGATAGACACACAAAGTTCCTTATAGATGCTGGATTCAGCTGTAAAAAAATAGAGGAACGATTGGGAAGGCTAGGAAAATCTTTAGCTGATGTAGATGCTCTTTTAATAACTCATGAACATGGAGATCATATATTAGGGGCAGGAATAATTTCTAGAAAATATAATATTCCAATCTATATCACTCCAGAAAGTTTTAAAGCTGGAGAAAAAAAATTAGGAAAAATAGATAATGAAAATTTAAAATTTATAGATGGAAAATTTCAAATAAATGATAACATTTTGATAAATCCTTTTGATGTAATGCATGATGCAGTAAGAACAGTAGGTTATAGAGTTGAAAATATAGAAGGAAAGATATTAGCAGTTTCAACAGATATTGGGTATGTTAATAATATTGTTAAAGAAAATTTTAAAGATGTTGATTTAATGGTAATAGAAAGCAATTATGATTATAATATGCTTATGAATTGCTCTTATCCTTGGGATTTAAAAGCTAGAGTAAAAAGTAGAAATGGGCATCTATCAAATAATGATGCAGCAAAATTTATAAAAGAAATATATAGTGATAAATTAAAAAAAGTATATCTAGCACATATAAGTAAAGATAGCAATAATCCTGATATTGTAAAAAATACAATAGATCAAGAACTAAAAGAGAGCAAGATAAATATAAATTATGAACTTGCAAATCAAGATATGGCAACAGATATATTTGAATTGTAG
- a CDS encoding uracil-DNA glycosylase family protein, which yields MEDIDNFWEELKFEVGVIGKNYANENNSNVLIGAGKRDGDILFIGDDPDLYQNEDLRVMPGTSGEFLIKLCDIEEITPDDYYITTLSKKNCKFSDLMEDDKKSLKELLDMQIALIKPKIIVTLGNEAAETLLGREVKIQEERGKALDWVGGIKLILTYDVNFVKKSRKESGKKSKIALDFWNDIKLAKQELVR from the coding sequence TTGGAAGATATAGATAACTTTTGGGAAGAACTTAAATTTGAAGTAGGAGTAATAGGGAAAAATTATGCTAATGAAAATAACTCAAATGTGCTAATAGGAGCAGGAAAAAGAGATGGAGATATTTTATTTATAGGTGATGATCCAGATCTTTATCAAAATGAAGATTTAAGAGTAATGCCAGGAACTAGTGGTGAATTTTTAATAAAGCTTTGCGATATAGAAGAAATTACACCAGATGATTATTATATTACAACTCTTTCAAAGAAAAATTGCAAATTTAGTGATTTAATGGAAGATGATAAAAAATCTTTAAAAGAGTTATTAGATATGCAAATAGCTTTAATTAAACCTAAAATAATAGTTACTCTTGGAAATGAAGCAGCAGAAACATTATTAGGAAGAGAAGTTAAAATTCAAGAGGAAAGAGGAAAAGCACTAGATTGGGTTGGTGGAATTAAGTTAATTTTAACTTATGACGTAAATTTTGTAAAAAAATCTAGAAAAGAAAGTGGTAAAAAATCAAAAATAGCACTTGATTTTTGGAATGATATAAAACTTGCAAAACAGGAGCTTGTGAGGTAA